The Levilactobacillus namurensis genomic interval GTGGTGTAGCCCAACGCCAACATGATGAAGTACGGAATCAGGTAGTAGAACATCAACTGAATAAAGGTAATCACAAAGACCCGCAACATCAGCCGCCACTGGCCGCTGATCCGGACACTTTCGGCGTAGAACGAATCAATCTTACGATTAATGTTCGCCACCATTCGGGTGTAACGTACCGGCTTCATGAACCAATGGGCCGGATACAGGACCACCGCGACCGCCCGCTTGGTAAACCCGTACCAAAACATCACCATCAAGAGGCCTACAATCACGGCCAAGTGAATCGTAAAGCCGAAGACCACCAGCCAAGCTAGGGCGTGCAATTTATCTTGGATGTAGTTGAACCCAATCACCAAGGCAATCAGAAAATTGATCACAATCATCGACTGGAAGACCACAAACTTCATCAATAAGACGGAGCTAGCCTTCCCCGCATCGACCCCAGTCTGCATCAGAGCAATCAATTGGGCCGGCTGACCACCGGAAGAAAAGGGCGTAATCCCGTTAAACAACTGTTCCACCAAGGGGATCCGCACTGCGTCCTTAAACGTAAATCCCTGAATTCGGTCCGAGATAAAGACTTTCACAATCACGGCTTCTAAACCCAAGTAAAGCACCATGCACAGCACGGCGACCCCGAACCACCAGAAGTTGATGTGCACGAAGTCGTTGATCAGCACGGAAAATTTAATATCGCGCAGTGAGAAGGCAAAGATGGCCACTCCTAAGAGGAGCATAACCGTAAGGACCCATTTATTTCGTCGTGACATACTTACCCCTCTTTTGCCTGTGCCCGATAGAACCGCCGCCAGATGGTGGTCAGGTGCGCTTCCGAGTACCGTTCAGCCGCCGCTAAGCTCTTCTGGCGCCACTGGTCTAAGGCGGCCTGGTCTCCCGGCAACGTCTGCAACTGGGCGTTCATCTCCGCATAATCTTGGGCGGGAATGTAGTCACCGGCAATGATGGCGTGATAGAGGTCCAAATCGCGTAACATGACCGGGGTCCCCGTACTAAAAGCCTCTAAGACCGACATCGGAAACAGCTCGTTGAAAGATGGTAATAAGAAAAGGTCCGCTAAATCGTAATAGTCGACCAACTTCGCCCGGTCAACGATGCCCGGAAAGCTGAGGTTCGCGGGCGGATCATCAACGACCTTCTTCAGGTCGGCATACCCGTCCGTGATCCGGCCAAACGAAAAGCCCCCCGCCCAGATAAACTGAATCTGCGGGTTATTCCGCGCCAACTTGATAAAGTCAAACAAGCCCTTGCGCTCCTGAATCTGACCGATGCCTAGGACCGTGAAACGGTGGGCATCGTACCCGTATTGTTGCCGCAACGCCAGCTTCTGGGCCGGCTCAACCGGGTAGAATTCCTGACGACTGACAAAGTTGGGAATGTACGTCACCCGCTCTGCGGGAATCCCGTAGGCCGCCAACTTAGGAATAAAAGTCGGATTGACCACCACAATGTGATCCATCCGCTTATAAAACGCAATCACGTACCGGTAAAAGATTCCCCGAAAAGGTTGGGGAATCTTCAAACTTCCCTCCAACGTTTCCGGCAAAAAATGAACGTAGCCGATTTTTCGACCGCGTCCGGGTAAAAACGTCGACAGATAATAGGAAAAGTTAATCGTGTGGTAATGGGTAATATCTGCTTTACCATACCGGTTGACCGTCACGTCAAAGTCATCTTGTAAGTGGGTCTTCATCAGGTTCATCAGCTCGTTATACGCACTGCCGACACCCTGCCCCTTAACGGAATCCGCGGCGGAAAACATGTTAATTTTTAGCATTCAATAACTCCTCTAATCACTAAAGTCCGGGGTGTCCTCGTGCGCCTGCTCGTAACTGACCTGCGCATCCCGATAGAAAGCCATAATATTCTGCCCAAAGGTATCTGCGGAAATCTCCGACAGTTTCCGGGCCAATAGCTTGGCGTCCTGGTGTTCATCCCCATGCAATAAGTAATCGACCACGTTCGCCACCAGTTCATCACTGTTCTTGACCGTCGCCCCCAGCGCCCGACTAGACAACAACTCGTCCGTATAGGGACTGGTCATGACCACGATCTTGGTTCCTGCCGCCATCGCTTCGATGTAGGTCAACCCCTGGGACTCGGAATCTGAAGACGACAAAAAGACGTTGGCCATGTGATAGTACCGGAAGACATCGTCGTTGTTCACTTCCCCGGTGAACGACACGTGGTCCGTCAGATCAGCATCCTTGACCTGTTGTTCCAGGTCTTCACGGGCCGGGCCATCCCCCACAATCAGAAGCTGGGCATTCGGGACCGCCGCTAAGATCCGGGGCATCGCCGCAATGCTGGCCGTAATGTTCTTCTCGTAGGCCAACCGACTCAACGACAAAATCACCGGCGTGTCCGGCGCGAAGCCTAACTGCCGCCGTAGATTCGCCGTATCCGGTTGCTCATACTGGTGTAAGTTGACCCCCGTTGGAATCACCCGAATCGGAGCTTTAACCCCGTAATCGGTCAAGGTCGTTAACACCCGGTCACTGGGCGCCACGACCCCCGTTAAGTGGTAGCAGAAGGCTAAAGTTCCCTGCTTCACGTGGACCGGCTTTAAAATCTTACCGTTCGCCACGTAATGGAGATAATCCTCATACATGGTGTGGTACGTATGCAGACACGGAATTTCTAGGTTCCGGGCGACAAACTTGCCAATCCAGCCCATCGAGAATTCAGTCTGGGTGTGGACGATGTCTAAGTTCAGTTCCTTGGCAATCTGGTAAGCCTGAAAGAGCCCGCGAACCGCGATTCGGCGGTCGGTAAACGATACGAACGGAATACTCGAGAAGCGAAAAACGTTGCGCTCATAAACGTTGCGCTCCACGTGTGGATCGGTGGTCGTAAAGATGTACACCTGGTTTCCCTGCTTTTCCAGCTGGTCCCGTAACGTCTTGATGGACGTGGCGACCCCACTGACCTGTGGGAAATAGGTATCCGTAAAGATGCCAATGTTCACTGCCAATCCCCCCTTGGATTTTGTTTGGTTTCTAAGCACTTAAACGTTCGTCATACAATCATCACAATTATATGGGTTTACCTACCTGATTGCAAACCACCAACCGCCAGCCCACGCAAAATAGCAGGCCCATTTAACCAATTCTGACAACTGGCTAAACGGACCTGCCGATTTCGTAAAGATTCACTTAAGTAATCCAGGCACAGCCGCCTGAACCATGGTAATCACTTCTTGACTGGTGCTAGCCGAATTCAGCGCCGTTTCCACCAACGACTGTAAGTCCTTGGCGTTCAACTTGGCAATCAGCTCGCGGGTCTTCAGGATCGACCCCGCCCCCATGGAGAACTCGTCTAAGCCCATCCCCAGTAACAGGGGAACGGCAATCGGGTCGCCGGCCATCTCACCGCACATCGCCACGGGAATCCCCGCGTTGTGCCCGGCCGCAATCACCCGGTTAACTAACCGGAGAAT includes:
- a CDS encoding glycosyltransferase family 4 protein, which gives rise to MLKINMFSAADSVKGQGVGSAYNELMNLMKTHLQDDFDVTVNRYGKADITHYHTINFSYYLSTFLPGRGRKIGYVHFLPETLEGSLKIPQPFRGIFYRYVIAFYKRMDHIVVVNPTFIPKLAAYGIPAERVTYIPNFVSRQEFYPVEPAQKLALRQQYGYDAHRFTVLGIGQIQERKGLFDFIKLARNNPQIQFIWAGGFSFGRITDGYADLKKVVDDPPANLSFPGIVDRAKLVDYYDLADLFLLPSFNELFPMSVLEAFSTGTPVMLRDLDLYHAIIAGDYIPAQDYAEMNAQLQTLPGDQAALDQWRQKSLAAAERYSEAHLTTIWRRFYRAQAKEG
- a CDS encoding glycosyltransferase family 4 protein; this translates as MNIGIFTDTYFPQVSGVATSIKTLRDQLEKQGNQVYIFTTTDPHVERNVYERNVFRFSSIPFVSFTDRRIAVRGLFQAYQIAKELNLDIVHTQTEFSMGWIGKFVARNLEIPCLHTYHTMYEDYLHYVANGKILKPVHVKQGTLAFCYHLTGVVAPSDRVLTTLTDYGVKAPIRVIPTGVNLHQYEQPDTANLRRQLGFAPDTPVILSLSRLAYEKNITASIAAMPRILAAVPNAQLLIVGDGPAREDLEQQVKDADLTDHVSFTGEVNNDDVFRYYHMANVFLSSSDSESQGLTYIEAMAAGTKIVVMTSPYTDELLSSRALGATVKNSDELVANVVDYLLHGDEHQDAKLLARKLSEISADTFGQNIMAFYRDAQVSYEQAHEDTPDFSD
- a CDS encoding lysylphosphatidylglycerol synthase transmembrane domain-containing protein; protein product: MSRRNKWVLTVMLLLGVAIFAFSLRDIKFSVLINDFVHINFWWFGVAVLCMVLYLGLEAVIVKVFISDRIQGFTFKDAVRIPLVEQLFNGITPFSSGGQPAQLIALMQTGVDAGKASSVLLMKFVVFQSMIVINFLIALVIGFNYIQDKLHALAWLVVFGFTIHLAVIVGLLMVMFWYGFTKRAVAVVLYPAHWFMKPVRYTRMVANINRKIDSFYAESVRISGQWRLMLRVFVITFIQLMFYYLIPYFIMLALGYTTANIVMVTSMHVLIVMVISLFPIPGGAGGAEYSFEMIFKSYIASNSKLVLAMILWRLLTYYFGMLAGLVAMVIRPDKVVEETDKTNA